From one Lolium rigidum isolate FL_2022 chromosome 4, APGP_CSIRO_Lrig_0.1, whole genome shotgun sequence genomic stretch:
- the LOC124646547 gene encoding DNA-directed RNA polymerase V subunit 7-like — MVFHEAEMSWNVLISPDQMSPKGLLLRKSIIERLLEDIKCRKASEEHGYYIAVNELNAIAEGEVCELTGDVSFPVTFTCLTQKPRKGETLVGSVEKILELGVFLKSGLIENIFLSYKVMGAYTYIGGDNPMFMKDHSKLEKGTIVRFKVLDFLWVKADRQFQLLATMVGDFQLLATMVGDFLGPL, encoded by the coding sequence ATGGTTTTTCATGAGGCGGAGATGTCATGGAATGTACTGATCTCTCCTGACCAGATGAGCCCCAAGGGCCTGTTGCTCCGCAAGTCCATCATTGAGCGTCTCCTGGAGGACATAAAATGCAGGAAAGCCTCCGAGGAGCATGGCTACTACATTGCTGTCAATGAGCTGAACGCAATAGCTGAAGGGGAAGTTTGTGAGCTGACTGGGGATGTTTCTTTCCCGGTCACGTTCACCTGCCTCACTCAAAAGCCCAGGAAGGGTGAAACCTTGGTCGGCTCTGTGGAGAAGATCCTCGAGCTTGGCGTGTTCCTGAAATCTGGACTGATAGAGAACATCTTTCTGTCGTACAAGGTGATGGGCGCCTACACGTACATTGGTGGCGACAACCCGATGTTCATGAAAGACCACTCGAAGCTGGAGAAGGGCACAATCGTGCGCTTCAAGGTCCTGGATTTTCTCTGGGTGAAAGCAGATCGCCAGTTCCAGCTCCTTGCAACGATGGTTGGCGATTTCCAGCTCCTTGCGACGATGGTTGGCGATTTCCTCGGACCTCTGTAA
- the LOC124646548 gene encoding universal stress protein PHOS34-like, with protein MATEGERWVGLAVDFSEGSRAALKWAADNLLRTGDSLLLLHVVKDPDYEQRETILWEATGSPLIPLSEFSEPSIPKKYGVKPDAETLDMLNTIAKQKEVTVVSKVLFGDPREKLCQAIHDIPMSCLVIGSRGLGKLKRVLLGSVSDYVVNNAACPVTVVKPPTTHT; from the exons ATGGCGACGGAGGGCGAGAGGTGGGTGGGCCTGGCGGTGGACTTCTCGGAGGGGAGCCGCGCGGCGCTCAAGTGGGCGGCGGACAACCTGCTCCGCACCGGCGACAGCCTGCTCCTCCTGCACGTCGTCAAGGACCCCGACTACGAGCAGAGGGAGACCATCCTCTGGGAGGCCACTGGCTCGC CTTTGATCCCCCTCTCTGAATTCTCCGAGCCTTCGATTCCAAAGAAATATGGTGTGAAGCCTGATGCTGAAACATTGGACATGCTCAACACTATAGCCAAGCAGAAGGAG GTTACGGTGGTTTCGAAAGTCTTGTTTGGAGATCCCCGCGAGAAGCTGTGCCAAGCTATCCATGACATCCCCATGAGCTGCCTGGTTATCGGGAGCAGGGGCCTTGGAAAGCTCAAAAG GGTGCTCTTAGGCAGCGTCAGCGATTATGTCGTGAACAACGCTGCCTGCCCTGTCACAGTTGTCAAGCCACCGACCACCCACACCTGA